From the Natrarchaeobaculum aegyptiacum genome, one window contains:
- a CDS encoding (2Fe-2S) ferredoxin domain-containing protein, which translates to MKDRTDQQRERLEAFVFVCTNERDSEYACCGDVGADETLAAIKDWLRERNAFWSPVGVSTTGCLGLCSEGGTAITIQPEDVWYSDITPEEVPDLLAEAFGPDADRIATTRSTP; encoded by the coding sequence ATGAAGGACCGAACCGACCAGCAACGAGAGCGACTCGAGGCGTTCGTCTTCGTCTGTACGAACGAGCGCGACTCGGAGTACGCCTGCTGTGGCGACGTCGGTGCCGACGAGACCCTCGCGGCGATCAAAGACTGGCTCCGGGAGCGCAACGCCTTCTGGTCGCCGGTCGGCGTCTCGACGACCGGGTGTCTCGGCCTCTGCAGTGAGGGCGGGACCGCGATCACGATCCAACCGGAGGACGTGTGGTACTCCGACATCACTCCCGAGGAGGTTCCCGACCTGCTCGCCGAGGCGTTCGGCCCGGACGCCGATCGGATCGCCACGACGCGATCGACACCCTGA
- a CDS encoding CbtA family protein, translating into MIADYLQRGVFSGIVAGLAYGLYMVYVGNPFSQYLHDVGHDHGHDDGHGDDHGHDDGHGHDDGHGHDDGHGHDDGHGHDDGHGHDDGHGDDHGHAHSDDHGAIDHAHGHDHSHAVSETTNFIVSAGSGVLWAILLGGIFAIALYLLEPALPGRDGVKSYVLAGAGFFSVSAVPWLVLPPAAPGAENTLGIDARLGIYVGLVALGVVVSALAITAFKRLSSRHLGLGLLGGAVPILAVVIVLPLATPTIVSHPDLSSEVVTVYQATAAFSQAGIWLLIAGSFNWFQRRAGLFESRTDREELLASP; encoded by the coding sequence ATGATCGCGGACTACCTCCAGCGCGGCGTCTTCTCGGGAATCGTCGCCGGACTGGCCTACGGCCTCTATATGGTGTACGTGGGCAACCCGTTCAGCCAGTATCTCCACGACGTCGGGCACGACCACGGACACGACGACGGCCACGGCGACGACCACGGACACGACGACGGCCACGGACACGACGACGGCCACGGACACGACGACGGCCACGGACACGACGACGGCCACGGACACGACGACGGCCACGGACACGACGACGGCCACGGCGACGACCACGGTCACGCCCACAGTGACGATCACGGCGCCATCGATCACGCTCACGGCCACGACCACAGCCACGCCGTCTCCGAGACGACGAATTTTATCGTCAGCGCCGGCAGCGGCGTCCTCTGGGCGATCCTGCTCGGCGGCATCTTCGCCATCGCGCTGTACCTCCTCGAGCCCGCTCTGCCCGGCCGGGACGGCGTCAAATCCTACGTGCTCGCCGGCGCGGGCTTCTTTTCGGTCTCGGCCGTTCCGTGGCTGGTGCTTCCGCCAGCCGCACCGGGTGCCGAAAACACGCTCGGGATCGACGCGCGACTCGGGATCTACGTCGGTCTCGTCGCCCTCGGAGTCGTCGTCTCTGCGCTCGCGATCACGGCGTTCAAGCGACTCTCGAGTCGTCACCTCGGCCTCGGATTGCTCGGCGGGGCCGTCCCGATCCTCGCCGTCGTGATCGTGCTTCCGCTCGCGACACCGACCATCGTCTCCCACCCCGACCTCTCGAGTGAGGTCGTCACCGTCTACCAGGCGACTGCGGCGTTCAGTCAGGCCGGCATCTGGCTCCTGATCGCCGGCTCGTTCAACTGGTTCCAGCGCCGCGCCGGGCTGTTCGAGTCGAGGACCGACCGCGAGGAGTTACTTGCGAGTCCGTAA
- a CDS encoding CbtB domain-containing protein, with product MSQQETVSDRFALAREHVTPLQAASGLAFGAAIAFALVFVQEPLVHDAMHNFRHAAGIACH from the coding sequence ATGAGTCAGCAAGAGACAGTTTCGGATCGCTTCGCACTCGCACGAGAGCACGTGACGCCGCTGCAGGCTGCCAGCGGGCTCGCCTTCGGCGCAGCCATCGCGTTCGCGCTGGTGTTCGTTCAGGAACCGCTCGTTCACGATGCGATGCACAATTTCCGCCACGCAGCGGGGATCGCCTGTCACTGA